Proteins from one Elephas maximus indicus isolate mEleMax1 chromosome 12, mEleMax1 primary haplotype, whole genome shotgun sequence genomic window:
- the EEF2K gene encoding eukaryotic elongation factor 2 kinase isoform X2, whose product MPDPWAEFHLEDIATECAIRHRYNAVTGEWLQDEVLIKMASQPFGRGAMRECFRTKKLSNFLHTQQWKGASNYVAKRYIESVGRDVYFEDVRLQMEAKLWGEEYNRHKPPKQVDIMQMCIIELKERPGKPLFHLEHYIEGKYIKYNSNSGFVRDDNIRLTPQAFSHFTFERSGHQLIVVDIQGVGDLYTDPQIHTETGTDFGDGNLGVRGMALFFYSHACNRICKSMGLAPFDLSPKERDTVNQNTKLLQSAKTILRGTEEKCGSPRVRTLSGSRPPLLLRLSENSGDENMSDVTFDSLPSSPSSATPHSQKLDNPHWPVFGDLDNMAHRDHDHLDNQRDSENSGDSGYPSEKRGELDDPEPQEHGHSNGNRRYESDEDSLGSSGRVCVEQWNLLNSSRLHLPRPSAVALEVQRLNALDLEKKIGKSILGKVHLAMVRYHEGGRFCEKDEEWDRESAVFHLEHAADLGELEAIVGLGLMYSQLPHHILADVSLKETEENKTKGFDYLLKAAEAGDRQSMILVARAFDSGQNLSPDRSRDWSEALHWYNTALETTECDEGGEYDGMQDEPRYMLLAREAEMLFTGGFRLEKDPQRSGNLYTEAAEAAMEAMKGRLANQYYQKAEEAWAQMEE is encoded by the exons ATGCCCGACCCCTGGGCTGAGTTCCACCTCGAGGACATTGCCACAGAATGTGCCATACGTCACAG GTACAACGCCGTCACGGGGGAGTGGCTACAAGACGAAGTTCTGATCAAGATGGCATCTCAG CCCTTTGGCCGTGGAGCGATGAGGGAGTGCTTTAGGAC GAAGAAGCTCTCCAACTTCCTGCACACCCAGCAGTGGAAGGGGGCCTCCAACTACGTGGCAAAACGCTACATCGAGTCTGTGGGCAGGGACGTGTACTTTGAGGATGTGCGTCTACAGATGGAGGCCAAGCTCTGGGGGGAGGAGTATAACCGGCACAAGCCCCCCAAGCAG GTGGACATTATGCAAATGTGCATCATCGAGTTGAAGGAGAGACCTGGTAAGCCCCTTTTCCACCTGGAACACTACATTGAGGGCAAGTACATCAAGTACAACTCCAACTCGGGCTTTGTCCGCGATGACAACATCCGCCTGACGCCACAG GCCTTCAGCCACTTCACGTTTGAGCGTTCCGGCCATCAGCTAATTGTGGTGGACATCCAGGGTGTGGGCGACCTCTACACTGACCCGCAGATCCACACTGAGACAGGCACTGACTTTGGAGACGGCAACCTCG GCGTTCGGGGCATGGCCCTTTTCTTCTACTCGCATGCCTGCAACCGGATCTGCAAGAGCATGGGCCTGGCACCATTCGACCTCTCGCCAAAGGAGAGGGACACCGTGAATCAGAACACCAAGCTGCTG CAATCAGCCAAGACCATCTTGAGGGGGACTGAGGAAAAATGTGGGAGCCCCCGAGTAAGGACCCTTTCTGGGAGCCGGCCCCCCCTGCTCCTTCGCCTTTCAGAGAACTCTGGAGATGAGAACATGAGTGATGTGACCTTTGACTCTCTGCCTTCTTCACCGTCTTCAGCCACACCGCACAGCCAGAAACTAGACAACCCCC ATTGGCCGGTGTTCGGCGACCTTGATAACATGGCACACAGAGACCATGACCATCTGGACAACCAGCGg GACTCTGAGAACAGTGGGGACAGCGGATACCCTAGTGAGAAGCGGGGTGAGCTGGATGACCCCGAGCCCCAAGAACAC GGCCACTCAAATGGTAATCGGAGGTACGAGTCTGACGAAGACAGCCTGGGCAGCTCCGGACGG GTTTGTGTGGAGCAGTGGAATCTTCTCAACTCTTCCCGCCTCCACCTGCCGAGACCTTCGGCTGTGGCCCTGGAAGTGCAAAGGCTTAATGCTCTGGACCTTGAAAAGAAGATTGGGAAGTCCATTTTGGGGAAG GTCCATCTGGCCATGGTGCGGTACCATGAGGGCGGGCGCTTCTGTGAGAAGGACGAGGAGTGGGACCGTGAGTCGGCGGTCTTCCACCTGGAGCACGCGGCTGACCTGGGCGAGCTGGAGGCCATTGTGGGCCTGGGGCTCATGTACTCGCAGCTGCCTCACCACATCCTGGCTGACGTCTCTCTGAAG GAGACAGAGGAGAATAAAACAAAAGGATTCGATTACTTACTAAAGGCAGCTGAAGCTGGTGACAGACAGTCAATGATCCTGGTGGCACGAGCTTTTGACTCTGGCCAGAACCTCAGCCCAGACAG GTCCCGAGACTGGTCAGAAGCCCTGCACTGGTACAACACTGCGCTAGAGACCACGGAGTGTGATGAGGGCGGTGAATATGACGGGATGCAAGACGAGCCTCGGTACATGCTGCTGGCCAGGGAGGCTGAGATGCTGTTCACAGGTGGCTTCAGGCTGGAGAAGGATCCCCAGAGATCAG GCAACTTGTACACTGAGGCAGCCGAAGCAGCCATGGAAGCCATGAAGGGCCGCCTGGCCAACCAGTACTACCAGAAGGCAGAGGAAGCCTGGGCCCAGATGGAGGAATGA